The following are from one region of the Rosistilla carotiformis genome:
- the ftsH gene encoding ATP-dependent zinc metalloprotease FtsH — protein sequence MSDNRKDNKDEENRGGGAVLWLLLAVTATVVACAYLVNSTHYAIRYSDFVELVQATKYAEKNSLALVDDSDKQSRLVVALVRDPKERGEYSKPHNISIAQNVITGEVFYRPMKDGKPVGEPKEVSFKTIRSALNADEEQRLTAMFNDANISWGHSERSDLVSDWGPPLLMIAVIIALTVFMFRKIGGVGSPMSFGRSKGKLYAQEDLAITFKDVAGIDEAVEEVSEVVDFLKHSDKYQKLGGRIPKGVLLVGPPGTGKTMLAKAIAGEAGVPFFGLSGSDFVEMFVGVGAARVRDMFQQAASRAPCIIFIDEMDALGKSRGNNMMGGHDEREQTLNALLVEMDGFDSNTSVIVIAATNRPETLDPALMRPGRFDRHVLVDRPDIGGREEILKVHVKNVKLDEDVDLKGIASITSGFVGADLANLVNEAALLAARAEKKSVGMYEFNEGVERVTAGLEKKNRVMDQDEKVRVAYHEAGHALVACSLPNTHRVHKVSIIPRGLAALGYTMQRPEGDRYLMTQGELESQIKVLLGGTLTEEMVFSDISTGAQNDLERATQTARSMVMDYGMSRLGRINFRQSNQSAFLATGGEGSYARMHSEQTAREIDEEVKRIINEALRATNEILAIRRDALEAITHRLLEIESMDGAELLQIIEAHSPSPRVVPGTATPRRDRAGNITEGNPKGESQSG from the coding sequence ATGAGCGACAATCGTAAAGACAATAAAGACGAAGAAAATCGCGGTGGCGGAGCCGTCCTGTGGCTGTTGCTTGCCGTCACGGCAACGGTCGTGGCCTGCGCCTATCTGGTCAACAGCACGCATTACGCGATCCGCTACTCCGACTTCGTCGAATTGGTCCAGGCGACAAAGTACGCCGAGAAGAATTCGTTGGCGCTTGTCGACGATTCCGATAAGCAAAGTCGTCTCGTCGTCGCGTTGGTCCGCGACCCGAAGGAACGGGGCGAATACAGTAAGCCACACAACATCAGCATCGCCCAAAATGTGATCACGGGCGAAGTCTTCTATCGTCCGATGAAAGATGGCAAGCCGGTCGGCGAGCCGAAAGAAGTCAGTTTCAAGACGATCCGATCGGCGTTGAATGCCGATGAGGAACAGCGGCTGACGGCGATGTTCAACGACGCGAATATTTCTTGGGGGCACAGCGAACGGTCCGACTTGGTTTCGGATTGGGGCCCGCCGCTGCTGATGATTGCGGTGATCATTGCGTTGACCGTCTTTATGTTCCGCAAGATTGGCGGAGTCGGTTCACCGATGTCCTTCGGCCGCAGCAAAGGCAAGTTGTACGCGCAAGAAGATCTGGCGATCACATTCAAAGATGTCGCCGGAATCGACGAAGCGGTCGAAGAGGTCAGCGAAGTCGTCGACTTCTTGAAGCACAGCGACAAATATCAAAAGCTGGGAGGCCGAATTCCCAAGGGCGTTCTGTTAGTGGGCCCTCCCGGTACCGGCAAGACGATGCTTGCCAAAGCGATCGCCGGCGAAGCGGGTGTGCCGTTCTTTGGTCTCTCGGGCAGCGATTTTGTGGAAATGTTCGTCGGTGTCGGTGCAGCTCGCGTTCGCGATATGTTCCAACAAGCGGCCAGCCGAGCCCCATGCATCATCTTCATCGATGAAATGGACGCCTTGGGCAAGAGTCGCGGTAACAACATGATGGGGGGACACGATGAGCGTGAGCAAACCCTGAATGCTTTGTTGGTCGAGATGGATGGTTTCGACAGCAACACCAGCGTGATCGTGATCGCGGCAACCAACCGTCCCGAAACGCTCGACCCCGCGCTGATGCGACCGGGTCGATTTGATCGCCACGTGCTGGTCGATCGTCCTGACATCGGCGGCCGTGAAGAAATCCTGAAGGTGCACGTCAAGAACGTCAAATTGGATGAAGACGTCGATCTCAAGGGGATCGCGTCGATCACCAGTGGGTTTGTCGGTGCTGACCTTGCCAACCTCGTCAACGAAGCGGCGCTGTTGGCCGCTCGTGCCGAAAAGAAATCGGTCGGGATGTACGAATTTAACGAGGGAGTCGAACGGGTTACCGCCGGTTTGGAAAAGAAAAACCGCGTGATGGATCAAGACGAAAAGGTGCGCGTCGCCTACCACGAAGCGGGGCACGCGTTGGTGGCTTGCAGCCTGCCGAACACGCATCGTGTGCATAAGGTTTCGATCATTCCGCGTGGTCTAGCAGCGTTGGGTTATACGATGCAGCGTCCCGAAGGGGATCGCTATCTCATGACGCAGGGGGAACTGGAAAGTCAAATCAAGGTTCTGTTGGGCGGCACGTTGACCGAAGAGATGGTCTTCTCTGACATCAGTACCGGAGCCCAAAACGATCTTGAACGCGCCACTCAGACCGCTCGATCGATGGTGATGGATTATGGCATGAGCCGATTGGGACGGATCAATTTCCGGCAGAGCAATCAGTCGGCGTTTTTGGCGACTGGCGGCGAAGGCAGCTACGCGCGGATGCACAGCGAACAGACGGCCCGCGAAATCGATGAAGAGGTCAAGCGGATCATCAACGAAGCGTTGCGAGCAACGAACGAAATCTTGGCGATCCGTCGCGATGCGCTGGAAGCGATCACCCATCGGTTGTTGGAAATCGAATCGATGGACGGCGCCGAATTGCTGCAGATCATCGAAGCCCATTCGCCCAGCCCACGCGTGGTTCCGGGGACGGCGACGCCCCGTCGCGATCGTGCAGGAAACATTACCGAGGGGAACCCGAAAGGGGAATCGCAGAGCGGTTAG
- a CDS encoding DUF1559 domain-containing protein: protein MKTPLGPHAQHPPHITFTNRHRIGFTLVELLVVIAIIGILVGLLLPAVQAAREAARRMSCSNNMKQIGLALHNYHDTHQVFPYSLSGDGSVTSGSAIPGSNRVLNHRGWMLLLPFIELQNLQDQIDMNLPTGGYDRGGVGFAGPKPGEAGNANDVAVSTTIEAFLCPSDPNPTHYPTTSSTYSISNGTTSLLGAYTNYDFSMRRLSSTAEKWSRDTAFTTKHLFGHDESSRFRDITDGTSNSVAVAETLRAVVDGSVPTWGYSKWAGEGVDLAWSRGINDNECCGWDSPPNARTPRNSQLGEWGTSGSTHPGGAQAVFADGSVHFMTETTDQVTLNNITYISDGNVVGEF, encoded by the coding sequence ATGAAAACTCCGCTCGGACCACACGCTCAACACCCACCACACATCACCTTCACAAACCGTCACCGGATCGGTTTCACTCTCGTCGAACTCCTGGTCGTCATCGCGATTATTGGAATTTTGGTGGGACTGCTGTTGCCTGCCGTACAAGCTGCTCGCGAAGCAGCTCGACGGATGTCCTGCTCCAACAACATGAAGCAGATCGGTTTGGCGCTGCACAACTATCACGACACGCACCAAGTGTTTCCGTATTCGCTTTCGGGCGACGGTTCGGTCACATCCGGCAGCGCGATTCCGGGCAGCAACCGGGTGCTGAACCACCGCGGTTGGATGCTGCTGTTGCCATTTATCGAGTTGCAAAACCTGCAGGATCAAATCGACATGAACCTTCCCACCGGCGGCTACGATCGCGGTGGGGTTGGCTTTGCGGGCCCCAAGCCAGGTGAAGCGGGAAACGCCAACGACGTGGCCGTCAGCACAACGATCGAAGCGTTTCTTTGCCCTTCGGACCCCAATCCAACACATTACCCAACGACCAGCTCGACCTATTCGATCTCCAACGGCACAACCAGTCTGCTGGGAGCCTACACGAACTACGACTTCAGCATGCGTCGGCTTTCCAGTACTGCCGAGAAGTGGAGCCGCGATACCGCGTTTACCACCAAGCATCTGTTTGGACACGATGAATCGTCGCGTTTCCGCGACATCACCGATGGAACCAGCAACAGCGTTGCGGTTGCCGAAACGTTGCGTGCTGTCGTCGATGGATCGGTACCGACGTGGGGCTATTCCAAATGGGCCGGTGAAGGTGTCGATTTGGCGTGGAGCCGTGGTATCAACGACAACGAGTGCTGCGGCTGGGACTCACCACCCAATGCGCGAACGCCTCGCAATAGTCAATTGGGCGAATGGGGAACCTCGGGCAGCACACACCCCGGCGGTGCCCAAGCGGTGTTCGCTGACGGATCGGTCCACTTCATGACCGAGACCACCGACCAGGTCACGCTGAACAACATCACCTACATCTCCGACGGAAACGTTGTTGGTGAGTTCTAA
- a CDS encoding hydrolase, whose protein sequence is METPSDRLHAACLWLESEQAAITDQLIQWAEIASGSHDTRGLQRMADRLRSDWQQHGLTLQPTPVTEIQEIDAYGELVSWKTVDALVASRRPDASRRVLLAIHFDTVYEADSVFKQCRWLDSHRLGGPGVVDAKGGLLVMMWALAAIERFQLAEEIGWTAVLNPDEEIGSPASAGLFQQLAVAHDFGLLFEPCLPDGAMVSDRKGSGNFTVIVRGRSAHAGRDPESGRNAIVLLAKLIGEIDRLNDFQLGTTVNVGRIEGGGPLNRVPDLAIGRLNVRVDDRAAQSQFESQLRRIVERANSNEGFSVALHGGFHAPPKIVDASTWAIQRAVEASIATTDPAIRWQPTGGACDGSKLAFYGLPNVDTLGPRGGNLHSPEEWVDTATLVPKATSIVRLLTAYARGGESIG, encoded by the coding sequence TTGGAAACGCCATCGGATCGATTGCACGCTGCTTGCCTGTGGTTGGAATCAGAGCAAGCCGCGATCACGGACCAATTGATCCAGTGGGCCGAGATCGCGTCGGGGTCGCACGACACCCGCGGCTTGCAACGGATGGCGGATCGGCTGCGATCCGATTGGCAGCAACATGGGCTGACGTTGCAGCCTACGCCGGTGACCGAGATTCAAGAGATCGACGCATATGGCGAATTGGTTTCTTGGAAGACCGTCGATGCGTTGGTTGCGAGTCGTCGGCCCGACGCATCGCGACGAGTGCTGTTGGCGATTCACTTCGATACGGTCTACGAAGCTGATAGCGTCTTCAAGCAATGTCGGTGGCTCGATTCCCATCGCCTAGGCGGTCCCGGTGTCGTCGATGCCAAAGGGGGGCTGTTGGTGATGATGTGGGCGTTGGCTGCGATCGAACGTTTCCAGTTGGCGGAGGAAATCGGTTGGACGGCCGTCTTAAATCCCGATGAAGAGATCGGTTCCCCCGCCAGCGCAGGGCTGTTTCAACAGCTGGCGGTAGCGCACGATTTTGGGTTGCTGTTCGAACCCTGTCTTCCCGACGGCGCGATGGTCTCGGATCGAAAGGGTTCGGGAAATTTCACCGTCATCGTTCGCGGTCGTTCTGCGCACGCCGGGCGTGATCCTGAGAGCGGCCGCAACGCAATCGTGTTGTTGGCCAAGTTGATCGGCGAGATCGATCGGTTGAACGACTTTCAATTGGGCACGACGGTGAATGTCGGCCGAATCGAAGGAGGCGGTCCGTTGAACCGTGTTCCCGATCTCGCGATTGGCCGATTGAATGTTCGGGTGGACGATCGAGCCGCGCAATCGCAATTTGAAAGTCAGTTGCGACGGATCGTTGAACGGGCGAATTCCAACGAAGGCTTTTCTGTCGCATTGCATGGTGGATTTCATGCGCCACCCAAAATCGTCGACGCTTCGACGTGGGCGATCCAGCGGGCGGTGGAAGCATCCATCGCCACGACCGATCCGGCGATTCGATGGCAGCCAACCGGTGGTGCATGCGATGGCAGCAAGCTCGCCTTTTATGGGTTGCCGAACGTCGACACCCTGGGGCCTCGCGGCGGCAATCTCCACAGCCCCGAAGAATGGGTCGACACCGCGACCCTTGTCCCCAAAGCCACGTCGATAGTCCGTCTGTTGACAGCTTATGCGCGTGGCGGGGAATCGATCGGTTAG
- a CDS encoding carboxypeptidase-like regulatory domain-containing protein, protein MTFVSDRRLFCVASMLVLLAAGCDGGPPLADVYPASGRVLLDGKPVEGVSVSLLPEAGVSGRGGFALTDANGAFTVTSVEGQDGVQPGKYKVLFQKLAQPDGSPIPPGASAADVGAENILPPAYNSPEMCTMFADIQAGTNPEMEFDLNSKRKR, encoded by the coding sequence ATGACTTTTGTTAGTGATCGTCGATTGTTCTGTGTCGCTTCTATGTTGGTTCTGCTGGCCGCTGGTTGCGACGGCGGTCCACCATTGGCCGATGTCTATCCTGCATCGGGACGCGTGCTTTTGGATGGCAAGCCGGTCGAAGGTGTCTCGGTCTCGTTGCTCCCAGAAGCGGGAGTCTCCGGACGTGGTGGCTTTGCCCTCACCGATGCGAATGGCGCGTTCACCGTCACGTCGGTTGAAGGACAAGACGGAGTCCAGCCAGGAAAATACAAAGTCCTCTTCCAAAAGCTGGCTCAACCCGACGGCTCCCCGATTCCTCCTGGAGCGTCCGCGGCGGATGTGGGTGCTGAAAACATCTTGCCTCCCGCCTACAACAGTCCGGAAATGTGCACGATGTTTGCGGACATCCAAGCCGGAACCAATCCAGAAATGGAATTTGATCTGAATTCCAAACGCAAGCGCTAG